A region from the Falco rusticolus isolate bFalRus1 chromosome 4, bFalRus1.pri, whole genome shotgun sequence genome encodes:
- the GP1BA gene encoding platelet glycoprotein Ib alpha chain isoform X1 has translation MVACPGAMQVPALLLLILLALGTTDGLPCPSEMNKVKDLLELNCTGLALSAVPSDLPEDMGILLLSANHLTSLSTDTFLSFTQLQDLDLSDNKLVALHTGSQLTSLKELILSYNELKDLPALQALPGLTRLAVAHNSLVALAPEAFRAVPLLQDLDLRGNQLQTLPKEVFGGLEALKELDLSDNLLEELPKELLWGLKRLETLWLSGNRLQTLPAGFFPESHFFMYVFLTENPWHCECNLRYLRAWIRSNEGSVYQPERSLEETKVEVAPEKVLCHSPAEHQRKPVIHFKPNCGNVGDEDEEEEEEYGYGEETMEKNIMITSHTHPSTPKEPTTMPRAVTWPPLAATRPPSSTPCSSTLTSSTSLATSSTSTPSTTTPAPTSPTVTPTPTPSTPASTPRRPTTLVSATSPPTTMSTRPPRASSHPQTALTASAASTHAPRMVATSTFSTASTAVPSAAGLEASSTVRSSSPPLMLTMPTVSTTMLSTPAPTPPGPLDTTRFTQPAPSPPPEPSPPPAPSPPPAPSPPPVPLPHCPCSTPALDVPMLRSRAGGEGPQWGQWVLRNCCLLHWVLYLVSLALLVLTVLALAGWLAWMWLASRTPWHKPLQTQEVREPLLRWRGVTGSPAMHLSSFKSPLRRPTFCTIKEVELCPEVIYCTIKDLGMQHGPPARSSFCTTKELWVHHSPPSASFKSFSRKLVAADLGPPWTSSAYSLDRGVEAIGEVRVKYAGNTL, from the exons ATGGTGGCATGTCCAGGG GCCATGCaggtccctgccctgctcctgctcatCCTCCTGGCCCTGGGCACCACGGAcgggctgccctgcccctcGGAGATGAACAAAGTCAAAGATCTGCTGGAGCTGAactgcacagggctggctctCAGCGCGGTGCCCTCAGACCTGCCTGAGGACATGGGCATCCTGCTGCTCAGTGCCAACCACCTGACATCCCTCTCCACCGACACCTTCCTGAGCttcacccagctgcaggacctcGACCTGTCCGACAACAAGCTGGTGGCTCTGCATACGGGGTCGCAGCTGACATCCCTGAAGGAGCTGATCCTCTCCTACAACGAGCTGAAGGACCTGCCCGCCCTGCAGGCTCTGCCCGGGCTCACCCGCCTGGCCGTGGCCCACAACAGCCTGGTGGCACTGGCCCCAGAGGCTTTCCGTGCTGTGCCGCTGCTGCAGGACCTGGACCTGCGAGGGAACCAGCTGCAGACGCTGCCCAAGGAGGTCTTTGGAGGGCTGGAGGCTCTCAAGGAACTGGACCTCTCAGACAACCTCCTGGAGGAGCTCCccaaggagctgctgtggggtcTGAAACGTCTGGAGACCCTCTGGCTCTCGGGGAACCGCCTGCAGACCCTGCCCGCTGGCTTCTTCCCGGAGAGCCACTTCTTCATGTACGTCTTCCTGACTGAGAACCCCTGGCACTGCGAGTGCAACCTGCGCTACCTGCGGGCCTGGATCAGGTCCAACGAAGGCAGTGTCTACCAGCCAGAGCGGAGCCTGGAGGAGACAAAGGTGGAGGTTGCCCCTGAGAAggtgctgtgccacagccctgccGAGCATCAGCGGAAGCCCGTCATCCACTTCAAACCCAACTGTGGCAATGTGGgggatgaggatgaggaggaagaggaagaatatGGCTATGGGGAAGAAACGATGGAGAAAAATATCATGATCACCTCCCACACACACCCGTCCACCCCCAAAGAGCCCACCACCATGCCCCGTGCTGTTACCTGGCCTCCCCTCGCTGCCACAAGAcccccctccagcaccccttGTAGCTCCACCCTCACCTCAAGCACTTCTCTTGCGACTTCAAGcaccagcactcccagcacCACCACTCCTGCGCCAACCAGTCCCACCGTCACACCCACACCGACCCCCAGCACTCCCGCCAGTACCCCACGCAGACCCACCACCCTCGTCTCTGCCACCTCACCGCCAACCACCATGAGCACCAGACCTCCCCGCGCCAGCAGCCATCCCCAAACCGCCCTCACCGCCAGCGCTGCCAGCACCCATGCCCCTCGCATGGTGGCCACCAGCACATTTTCCACCGCCTCCACGGCAGTGCCTTCTGCTGCCGGGCTAGAGGCCTCTTCCACTGTCAGATCTTCATCTCCTCCTCTAATGCTGACAATGCCAACGGTCTCCACCACCATGCTTTCCACTCCTGCCCCAACACCGCCAGGTCCCCTGGACACCACACGCTTCACCCAGCCTGCACCTTCCCCTCCACCTGAACCTTCCCCTCCACCTGCACCTTCCCCTCCACCTGCACCTTCCCCTCCACCTGTGCCTCTGCCACACTGCCCGTGCTCCACCCCAGCGCTGGACGTCCCCATGCTGCGCTCACGGGCAGGTGGGGAGGGTCCGCAGTGGGGGCAATGGGTGCTGAGGAACTGCTGTCTACTGCACTGGGTGCTCTACCTGGTGTCCTTGGCTCTGCTGGTGCTGACCGTGCTGGCTCTAGCAGGCTGGCTGGCGTGGATGTGGCTGGCAAGCCGGACCCCCTGGCACAAGCCCCTGCAGACCCAAGAGGTGCGGGAGCCACTGCTGAGGTGGAGGGGGGTGACCGGGAGCCCTGCAATGCATCTCAGCAGTTTCAAAAGCCCCCTCCGGCGCCCCACGTTCTGTACCATCAAGGAAGTAGAGCTGTGCCCTGAGGTCATCTACTGCACCATTAAAGACCTGGGAATGCAGCACGGTCCTCCTGCACGTTCCTCCTTCTGCACCACAAAGGAGCTGTGGGTCCACCACAGCCCCCCGAGCGCTTCCTTCAAGTCTTTCTCCAGGAAGCTGGTGGCTGCAGACCTGGGCCCCCCATGGACCTCTTCTGCTTACAGCCTGGACAGGGGCGTTGAGGCCATCGGTGAGGTCAGGGTGAAATACGCCGGCAACACCTTGTGA
- the GP1BA gene encoding platelet glycoprotein Ib alpha chain isoform X2 yields MQVPALLLLILLALGTTDGLPCPSEMNKVKDLLELNCTGLALSAVPSDLPEDMGILLLSANHLTSLSTDTFLSFTQLQDLDLSDNKLVALHTGSQLTSLKELILSYNELKDLPALQALPGLTRLAVAHNSLVALAPEAFRAVPLLQDLDLRGNQLQTLPKEVFGGLEALKELDLSDNLLEELPKELLWGLKRLETLWLSGNRLQTLPAGFFPESHFFMYVFLTENPWHCECNLRYLRAWIRSNEGSVYQPERSLEETKVEVAPEKVLCHSPAEHQRKPVIHFKPNCGNVGDEDEEEEEEYGYGEETMEKNIMITSHTHPSTPKEPTTMPRAVTWPPLAATRPPSSTPCSSTLTSSTSLATSSTSTPSTTTPAPTSPTVTPTPTPSTPASTPRRPTTLVSATSPPTTMSTRPPRASSHPQTALTASAASTHAPRMVATSTFSTASTAVPSAAGLEASSTVRSSSPPLMLTMPTVSTTMLSTPAPTPPGPLDTTRFTQPAPSPPPEPSPPPAPSPPPAPSPPPVPLPHCPCSTPALDVPMLRSRAGGEGPQWGQWVLRNCCLLHWVLYLVSLALLVLTVLALAGWLAWMWLASRTPWHKPLQTQEVREPLLRWRGVTGSPAMHLSSFKSPLRRPTFCTIKEVELCPEVIYCTIKDLGMQHGPPARSSFCTTKELWVHHSPPSASFKSFSRKLVAADLGPPWTSSAYSLDRGVEAIGEVRVKYAGNTL; encoded by the coding sequence ATGCaggtccctgccctgctcctgctcatCCTCCTGGCCCTGGGCACCACGGAcgggctgccctgcccctcGGAGATGAACAAAGTCAAAGATCTGCTGGAGCTGAactgcacagggctggctctCAGCGCGGTGCCCTCAGACCTGCCTGAGGACATGGGCATCCTGCTGCTCAGTGCCAACCACCTGACATCCCTCTCCACCGACACCTTCCTGAGCttcacccagctgcaggacctcGACCTGTCCGACAACAAGCTGGTGGCTCTGCATACGGGGTCGCAGCTGACATCCCTGAAGGAGCTGATCCTCTCCTACAACGAGCTGAAGGACCTGCCCGCCCTGCAGGCTCTGCCCGGGCTCACCCGCCTGGCCGTGGCCCACAACAGCCTGGTGGCACTGGCCCCAGAGGCTTTCCGTGCTGTGCCGCTGCTGCAGGACCTGGACCTGCGAGGGAACCAGCTGCAGACGCTGCCCAAGGAGGTCTTTGGAGGGCTGGAGGCTCTCAAGGAACTGGACCTCTCAGACAACCTCCTGGAGGAGCTCCccaaggagctgctgtggggtcTGAAACGTCTGGAGACCCTCTGGCTCTCGGGGAACCGCCTGCAGACCCTGCCCGCTGGCTTCTTCCCGGAGAGCCACTTCTTCATGTACGTCTTCCTGACTGAGAACCCCTGGCACTGCGAGTGCAACCTGCGCTACCTGCGGGCCTGGATCAGGTCCAACGAAGGCAGTGTCTACCAGCCAGAGCGGAGCCTGGAGGAGACAAAGGTGGAGGTTGCCCCTGAGAAggtgctgtgccacagccctgccGAGCATCAGCGGAAGCCCGTCATCCACTTCAAACCCAACTGTGGCAATGTGGgggatgaggatgaggaggaagaggaagaatatGGCTATGGGGAAGAAACGATGGAGAAAAATATCATGATCACCTCCCACACACACCCGTCCACCCCCAAAGAGCCCACCACCATGCCCCGTGCTGTTACCTGGCCTCCCCTCGCTGCCACAAGAcccccctccagcaccccttGTAGCTCCACCCTCACCTCAAGCACTTCTCTTGCGACTTCAAGcaccagcactcccagcacCACCACTCCTGCGCCAACCAGTCCCACCGTCACACCCACACCGACCCCCAGCACTCCCGCCAGTACCCCACGCAGACCCACCACCCTCGTCTCTGCCACCTCACCGCCAACCACCATGAGCACCAGACCTCCCCGCGCCAGCAGCCATCCCCAAACCGCCCTCACCGCCAGCGCTGCCAGCACCCATGCCCCTCGCATGGTGGCCACCAGCACATTTTCCACCGCCTCCACGGCAGTGCCTTCTGCTGCCGGGCTAGAGGCCTCTTCCACTGTCAGATCTTCATCTCCTCCTCTAATGCTGACAATGCCAACGGTCTCCACCACCATGCTTTCCACTCCTGCCCCAACACCGCCAGGTCCCCTGGACACCACACGCTTCACCCAGCCTGCACCTTCCCCTCCACCTGAACCTTCCCCTCCACCTGCACCTTCCCCTCCACCTGCACCTTCCCCTCCACCTGTGCCTCTGCCACACTGCCCGTGCTCCACCCCAGCGCTGGACGTCCCCATGCTGCGCTCACGGGCAGGTGGGGAGGGTCCGCAGTGGGGGCAATGGGTGCTGAGGAACTGCTGTCTACTGCACTGGGTGCTCTACCTGGTGTCCTTGGCTCTGCTGGTGCTGACCGTGCTGGCTCTAGCAGGCTGGCTGGCGTGGATGTGGCTGGCAAGCCGGACCCCCTGGCACAAGCCCCTGCAGACCCAAGAGGTGCGGGAGCCACTGCTGAGGTGGAGGGGGGTGACCGGGAGCCCTGCAATGCATCTCAGCAGTTTCAAAAGCCCCCTCCGGCGCCCCACGTTCTGTACCATCAAGGAAGTAGAGCTGTGCCCTGAGGTCATCTACTGCACCATTAAAGACCTGGGAATGCAGCACGGTCCTCCTGCACGTTCCTCCTTCTGCACCACAAAGGAGCTGTGGGTCCACCACAGCCCCCCGAGCGCTTCCTTCAAGTCTTTCTCCAGGAAGCTGGTGGCTGCAGACCTGGGCCCCCCATGGACCTCTTCTGCTTACAGCCTGGACAGGGGCGTTGAGGCCATCGGTGAGGTCAGGGTGAAATACGCCGGCAACACCTTGTGA
- the LOC119147897 gene encoding thaicobrin-like isoform X1, whose protein sequence is MEREESETLADEVEELNGRADVTLDPATANPFLILAGDQRGVGRGDEWTSLPDSPERFDTEPCVLGAQGFTGGMHRWAVEVAQAGDWWAVGVAQESVRRKGVLSFTPQEGIWAVGQWFGQYHAFTDPDWTPLHLACLPRAIQVCLDVTARRVAFADADTKAQVFAFCLAPCPGERLLPWLWVGMDSWLRLCP, encoded by the exons atggagagggaagagagTGAGACCTTGGCCGATGAGGTGGAGGAGTTGAATGGAAGAG CCGACGTGACGCTGGACCCAGCCACTGCCAACCCCTTCCTCATCCTGGCCGGTGACCAGCGAGGCGTAGGCCGGGGGGACGAGTGGACCTCGCTGCCTGACAGCCCCGAGCGGTTTGACACGGAGCCGTGCGTGCTGGGCGCCCAGGGCTTCACGGGGGGGATGCACCGCTGGGCGGTGGAGGTGGCTCAGGCGGGGGACTGGTGGGCTGTGGGGGTGGCCCAGGAGTCTGTCAGGAGGAAGGGGGTCCTCAGTTTTACCCCCCAGGAGGGGATCTGGGCCGTGGGGCAGTGGTTTGGACAATACCATGCTTTCACTGACCCTGACTGGACCCCCCTGCACCTTGCTTGCCTCCCCAGGGCCATCCAGGTCTGCCTGGATGTCACAGCCAGGCGGGTGGCGTTTGCTGATGCTGACACCAAAGCCCAggtctttgctttctgcctggCTCCGTGTCCCGGGGAGAGGCTGCTCCCGTGGCTCTGGGTGGGGATGGACTCATGGCTCAGGCTGTGCCCTTGA
- the LOC119147897 gene encoding E3 ubiquitin-protein ligase TRIM11-like isoform X2: MEREESETLADEVEELNGRADVTLDPATANPFLILAGDQRGVGRGDEWTSLPDSPERFDTEPLSLPYCELSPARALQRSTSESCRDCRGG; this comes from the exons atggagagggaagagagTGAGACCTTGGCCGATGAGGTGGAGGAGTTGAATGGAAGAG CCGACGTGACGCTGGACCCAGCCACTGCCAACCCCTTCCTCATCCTGGCCGGTGACCAGCGAGGCGTAGGCCGGGGGGACGAGTGGACCTCGCTGCCTGACAGCCCCGAGCGGTTTGACACGGAGCC CCTCTCCTTGCCTTACTGCGAGCTCTCACCAGCACGTGCGTTGCAGCGGAGCACTAGTGAAAGCTGCAGGGACTGCCGAGGGGGGTGA